From Erigeron canadensis isolate Cc75 chromosome 8, C_canadensis_v1, whole genome shotgun sequence, one genomic window encodes:
- the LOC122610484 gene encoding receptor-like kinase TMK4 gives MARQRHLLLRFFCLLFLMISFSIAVDDDDAAIMTKLLKSILNPPSTWGADKHFCDWEGISCDNSSSNRRVTSIKLFTKSFSGTLPSDLNKLSRLETLEVRHTYITGPLPTLANLTLLRQVAFVRNNFTSIPQDFFSGLISLQNFTISYPSNLAPWVLPENIAGCTSLRLFDARWASVAGSIPESFSSLPNLQDLNLSFNNLTGSLPSRFNNLSSLEMLNLARNTLSGPLPTFSNLTLLRQVFIRNNNFTGSIPDNIDHLSNLMELDLTDNHLNGSLPSQLNNLSSLTYIFLSNNSFSGALPTLSDLSSLVSLYLDNNKFTSIPPNFISGLTYSLTYFRISNNSYLEPWALPNYFGDINQLESFEAANASIIGSIPDYNNGSSILKTIHLSYNNLTGTIPASFAMSSISDLRLDNQLQGLSGTLDVISSMYQLKHVQLEANDFSGPIPQNLTRLPYLQLLDVSNNNISGYVPPFEKTVWFLYNNTSIRKQSSSRNNGSLRVVIGSVIVSVFALAGIVLLVSYKYYGVSRKSSIQIIGSHGEIPISDNDNLMISMQLLELVTDNFSDNNVLGRGGFGTVYKGELLDGTKIAVKKMKSDVNETKGIKEFQAEIGVLTKVRHRHLVALLGYCINDKERLLVYEYMSLGTLSQHLFKWKEHKSQPLSWNQRVSIALDVGRGVEYMHNLAQQSFIHRDLKPANILLDDNLRAKVADFGLVKNAPDGKCSIETRLAGTFGYLAPEYAITGRLTTKVDVYAFGVILMQLITGRKALDGSMSDERYQLVTWFRRVPVYKENMVKFIDQVLETYDSETLQSILKVAELAHYCTSPEPFQRPNMGYVVGILAQLVEEWNPSRHKEDITYGHKYHMSLPEMLQDDEDTSKMLNLFRLSSF, from the exons ATGGCACGTCAACGCCACCTCCTCCTCCGCTTCTTTTGCCTCCTCTTCCTTATGATCTCTTTCTCCATAGCGGTTGACGACGACGATGCCGCCATCATGACTAAGCTTTTGAAGTCCATTTTGAATCCCCCATCTACTTGGGGAGCCGATAAACACTTCTGTGATTGGGAAGGAATCAGCTGTGACAACTCATCATCCAATCGTCGTGTTACCTCCATCAAACTTTTTACAAAATCATTCAGCGGAACCCTCCCATCCGACCTTAACAAGCTCTCACGCCTCGAAACTCTTGAAGTTCGACATACCTATATTACTGGACCGCTGCCTACATTAGCTAACCTCACTCTTCTCCGACAAGTAGCCTTTGTAAGAAACAACTTCACTTCAATCCCTCAAGATTTCTTCTCCGGACTTATCAGTCTCCAAAATTTTACCATCTCTTACCCATCCAATCTTGCTCCATGGGTTCTCCCTGAAAACATCGCTGGATGTACTAGCTTACGTTTATTCGATGCCAGGTGGGCATCGGTCGCGGGTTCCATTCCCGAATCTTTCAGCAGCTTACCCAATCTGCAGGatctcaatttgtctttcaataACCTCACCGGAAGCCTGCCCTCTCGCTTCAACAACCTCTCCAGTCTCGAAATGCTTAACCTTGCAAGAAACACACTCTCAGGTCCCTTGCCTACTTTTTCTAACCTCACTCTCCTCCGGCAAGTATTCATCCGTAACAATAACTTCAC CGGTTCTATTCCAGACAATATCGACCATCTCTCTAATTTGATGGAACTTGATTTGACTGACAACCACCTCAATGGAAGCCTCCCCTCGCAACTCAACAACCTTTCCAGTCTCACTTATATTTTTCTTAGTAACAACTCATTCTCTGGCGCCTTGCCCACTCTGTCTGACCTCAGTTCACTCGTATCACTATACCTAGACAATAACAAGTTCACTTCAATCCCCCCGAATTTCATTTCCGGTCTCACTTATAGCCTCACATACTTTCGCATCTCTAACAACTCATATCTAGAGCCATGGGCTCTCCCAAACTACTTTGGCGATATTAATCAATTAGAGTCATTTGAAGCCGCTAATGCTAGCATAATAGGTTCCATTCCAGACTATAATAACGGTAGTAGCATTTTAaagacaatccatttgtcctacAATAATCTCACAGGAACCATACCTGCATCTTTTGCCATGTCGTCAATTAGCGATCTTCGGCTTGACAATCAGCTTCAAGGCCTTTCTGGTACGCTTGATGTAATCTCTTCAATGTATCAACTTAAGCACGTTCAGTTAGAAGCTAATGATTTCAGTGGTCCTATTCCTCAGAACTTGACACGTTTGCCATATCTTCAACTACTTGATGTGTCAAACAATAATATTTCTGGATATGTACCTCCATTCGAAAAAACGGTGTGGTTCTTATATAACAATACATCAATACGTAAACAAAGTTCTAGCAGAAATAATGGTTCATTACGTGTGGTTATTGGTAGTGTAATAGTTAGTGTTTTTGCTTTAGCTGGGATTGTGTTGCTCGTGTCCTACAAGTATTATGGAGTTTCTAGAAAATCAAGCATTCAAATTATCGGAAGTCATGGTGAAATACCTATTTCCGATAATGACAATTTAATGATTTCCATGCAACTACTTGAGCTAGTCACCGATAATTTTAGTGATAACAATGTGTTGGGAAGAGGTGGATTTGGTACGGTTTACAAAGGTGAGTTACTTGACGGAACTAAGATTGCAGTCAAAAAGATGAAATCTGATGTGAACGAAACAAAAGGGATTAAAGAGTTCCAAGCAGAAATTGGGGTACTAACAAAAGTAAGACATAGACATCTCGTCGCTCTTCTTGGGTATTGCATTAATGATAAAGAGAGGCTTCTGGTGTATGAATACATGTCGCTAGGTACTTTAAGTCAGCATTTGTTTAAGTGGAAAGAACATAAAAGTCAACCTCTTAGCTGGAATCAAAGGGTTTCAATTGCTTTAGATGTGGGAAGAGGGGTTGAGTATATGCATAATTTAGCACAACAGAGCTTCATTCATCGTGACTTAAAGCCTGCTAATATTCTTCTTGATGATAACTTGAGAGCAAAGGTTGCAGATTTCGGTTTGGTTAAGAATGCACCCGATGGAAAGTGCTCAATAGAGACAAGATTGGCAGGGACTTTCGGTTATTTGGCCCCAGAATATGCTA TTACCGGGAGGCTGACAACAAAAGTGGATGTTTATGCCTTTGGAGTAATCTTGATGCAATTGATTACTGGCCGCAAAGCATTAGATGGAAGTATGTCTGATGAGAGATATCAGTTGGTTACATGGTTCCGAAGGGTCCCTGTCTACAAAGAAAACATGGTGAAATTCATTGATCAAGTTCTTGAGACTTATGACAGTGAAACCCTTCAAAGTATCTTGAAGGTGGCTGAGTTAGCACACTACTGCACTTCACCCGAACCATTTCAGAGACCTAACATGGGTTATGTAGTGGGTATTTTGGCTCAACTTGTAGAAGAATGGAATCCCTCTCGACACAAAGAAGATATAACTTATGGCCACAAGTACCATATGAGCCTTCCAGAAATGTTGCAAGACGATGAGGATACCTCAAAAATGCTCAACCTCTTTCGGTTAAGCTCGTTTTAA